A genomic window from Serinus canaria isolate serCan28SL12 chromosome 4A, serCan2020, whole genome shotgun sequence includes:
- the LOC103816508 gene encoding serine/threonine-protein kinase PAK 3-like — protein sequence MATCPLATTLPPRPQLALSLPGQEDNEKKVDKEPAAVSSGESIHTSSLLGAEDAGDETFLLSDTLSRSSGTLDKPRVRPKKKFSVIEEVLEQLRGIVNEGDPKTKYTEFVQVGQGGFGTVYKAMDPATGDVVALKKMPLRKRSKKELLVNEVQIMKENRHPNIVNYIDSYLVNEDLWLVMEYVDGGTLTSVLVRVLMEEGMIAAISREVRDPACASNGLDRVGQERLHVQSFVSLLLL from the exons ATGGCAACCTGTCCTTTG GCCACAACATTGCCACCAAGACCTCAGCTGGCTCTTTCCCTTCCTGGACAagaggataatgagaagaaGGTGGACAAGGAACCTGCAGCTGTTTCCTCAGGAGAATCA ATCCACACGagctctctgctgggagctgaagaTGCAGGTGATGAGACATTTCTCCTGTCTGACACCCTCAGCAGAAGCTCGGGCACTCTGGACAAACCCAGGGTCCGGCCAAAGAAGAAATTCTCTGTGATAGAGGAAGTGCTGGAACAGCTGA ggGGCATTGTGAACGAGGGGGACCCTAAGACCAAATACACTGAATTTGTTCAAGTTGGCCAAGG GGGTTTCGGGACTGTTTACAAAGCCATGGACCCAGCCACAGGAGATGTG GTGGCCCTAAAGAAGATGCCTCTCCGCAAACGGAGCAAGAAGGAACTTCTTGTCAATGAGGTTCAGATCATGAAGGAAAACAGGCATCCCAATATTGTCAATTATATAGACAG CTACCTGGTGAATGAAGACCTGTGGCTCGTGATGGAATATGTGGATGGAGGCACTTTAACCAGCGTTCTTGTCCGAGTCTTAATGGAGGAAGGAATGATAGCAGCTATcagcagggaggtgagggaCCCTGCTTGTGCTTCCAATGGCTTGGACAGGGTGGGACAGGAGCGACTTCATGTTCAGAGCTttgtttcactgctgctgttatga